In Candidatus Spechtbacteria bacterium, the DNA window AAGAATTTAGCCAGAGTTGTATTATATATAGATAAAAGAGCCAAAGAACAAGAACTTACGCTTGAAGTAATTTTGTCGCTTCATAAGATGTTGATTTCTAATATTCGTGACGATGTTGCCGGAAGATTTAGGAAAGACGACGAATATGTTCGTGTCGCCAACCACATTGCAGTCAATCCAAAAGAAGTAGTGGATCTTCTTACAAAAATGCTGACAGAATACAACAGCGCAAGTCATGAAAATATAATCAAACGAATAGCAAAATTACATCTTATTTTTGAATATATCCATCCATTCGTCGATGGTAATGGCCGTATTGGGCGTGTCATTAATAACTATTTACTGATACGAGAAGGATTTGTGCCAGTAAATATCAAATTCATTGATAGAAAATTATACTACGAAGCATTCAAAGAATTTGATGAAAAAAGTGCAGTTACTATTATGGAAGAAATAGTAGGAAGGG includes these proteins:
- a CDS encoding Fic family protein, encoding MAKILNIFNKVSSLRERYYKASVGKDALIKLISETEVAEQVYNSNAIENSTLTLEETEKILLQIDLDRYITERELFEAKNLARVVLYIDKRAKEQELTLEVILSLHKMLISNIRDDVAGRFRKDDEYVRVANHIAVNPKEVVDLLTKMLTEYNSASHENIIKRIAKLHLIFEYIHPFVDGNGRIGRVINNYLLIREGFVPVNIKFIDRKLYYEAFKEFDEKSAVTIMEEIVGRALANSYHKRLAYLEGKKIITLVDYAKDNKLSHSNLINKANRQTIEAFLEKNVWKIGVDY